From the Engraulis encrasicolus isolate BLACKSEA-1 chromosome 18, IST_EnEncr_1.0, whole genome shotgun sequence genome, the window gatgatgatgatgatgatgatgatgatgatggcagcaTCAAGGATGAGgaaatgatgaagatgaagatgacacTGGTACAAAACTAGTCGGTTGCCTTTTCAAACTCCTTCCAAGCACgtcttgtacaaaccccaactccgatgaagttgggacgtttggtaaacagtgaataaaatcaaaatgctatcattttcaaaacattcaatctattcattagatggagaatagtgaagacaacatattaagtgttaaaaccgagaaaaaatattgttttgggggacatatgtactcatttctaatttgataaatccaacacgtctcaaaagagttgggacggggacaataaatggcagcaaatgtcgaggaagactaaaaacaaaacaaaagacaacaattaacagttaaatacattaaccgatgagatgattttatataaaaaacagtgttaattcctatcttggacatgatttcaccagcttaaatggtgggtgtattccttgtcatgttttgcaatgttttcctttctgtagtgcttacagtgtgacaggtcttgaacaaaaaaaccaaaccattgtatcacctgctggtacttatgatggagccaaactgttaaaacatagtagagaatgcaatttggccttactatgtggcaataattgaagatctcccttcaaaatataatgcatgagtggcttttcatgctgtttaaaacccagttataccattcagcactgtatttaactctacagatgagtgagaacatcttaaccaatgcactactgcacccgcatgccatcatggaggctgacttttgaagctagcactaacacaagttggatggtccatttttactgcagcacaggatgtgcaatgctctattattgtcaaaaagaatggacttctacaacttctgctgacttctgtaagcaaaggacagtttcccatgtcttctgggtctatttcaagtgagctcatgtgcttaggagaatgttacacacctgtatcattttcatgcattaagcattcttaatatggtaaattttcaatagctctagcactccaggaattagagtgagactacagccaatatatatttcatgatgtcatgaacctatacaatgatttttattaacaaaaaatatgtcttatatacactcaatcgtggtaaatgaaagggaattcaaaaatgtatgtaataactatggtaattattccctttgcatctttaattctgagtgactcagcctctctgtgatgatcttatacctggacacctatattgtccgtcagtacaattcattttgaaatgttcttctttgttgttttatcttatttggatgtttactaaatttcactgatccccgtcccaactcttttgagacgtgttggatttatcaaattagaaatgagtacatatgtcccccaaaacaatatttttcctcTGTTttaaacacttaatatgttgtcttttcactattctccatctaatgaatagattgaatgttttgaaaatgatagcattttgattttattcactgtttaccaaacgtcccaacttcatcggagttggggtttgtatgtcttCTACCGAAGTTGGAGACATCTTATGTGCCATTCTTGTTGTTTttctattattattcattattatttattatatattttttaatttgcccctcatcaaacatttcatttcatttcattgttcCTTTAATGAGGTGAAAAGTTGCACGTCATTCGGTTGCCAAAACTGTAGAGTTTAACACCATTCTATGGTTTGCCAACTCAATGCCAAATCACAACtcttattttgttattttttcgTCTTTGtagatcattctttttttttttgaatgtgtCCTTTATTTCACCACTGTTGTTCATTTTGTTGAAGTcaaaatataatttatttttcTTATGAGAAGAGTTCTTTTTCTATTTTCAGTGACTGGCGTTATCTGCCAGTGTGGATGAGAACTGGTCATCCGGTGACAGCCGCAGTGAGCAGTTTAGTAAGCAGCCACGTGCCTACACTACACAGCTGCTTCAGGAGTaaatcaggggtccgtatctcgaaagcgtctttgctaacgacggtagcaacgtacttcgtaagagcgactcaactctctctcgacagcgacgctcaccactaaatccaagggaacggtaaaacGGTCTTATGACCGTCTTAGCAACGACAACGACAAGAGTCGAGAAACGGGCCCCAGATTAAGTTAAAagccaggctcctctattagatgatttacctcttaacttaacctgttttactcctgaaccagctttgcagtaTACAAAGGCCCCACGTGTGGTGGAATCgagcatgtgtatatatatgtatttaagggaatgtatgtatgtactgtaaacagttatcctatactagaatgtatttatttatttatttattatggaAATGTGTGTCACGGTACTTGACAGCAAAGCTACAAAAATtaacaataatacattttaaaaagtgaacTGACGACAGTGTTTGGCGGGACGTTTGACCTTGCACTGGCTGACAGCAAGCAGTCACAGTAGCCTCTTCCAAAAACCAACGACAAAAAAACTGAAGTGTCTTCTCCATTCTGCTTGCAGTACTGACTCCCCTGGCATTGTACTGACTTTTAGTAAGAAACCAAAACAAAATGGGGGAGGAAGAAataggagaaaaaaggagaaatgTGGCACTGTAACTAAGATTTTTGAGAACTCTCTCTTTACCTATCCTAGTACAGTCAGTAGCTTCACGTAGTCGATCAGATATCTTTCATCATCTTTCAGTAGCGGTTAAACAACACTAACATAAGGCGTACAGTAGAGTCTTCACTGGGGAAGTCTCACACTGCTGCTCTTTTGGTGCCATTGACAACATGCAGTTTGTTAGGTAGCTGACGAGTAGGCACATCATCCATCCGCTGGTctagtctagtgtttctcaactggggtgccggggcaccctagggtgccgcaggcccccttcaggggtgccgcggaaatgtggctgataaataaattatgtaatataatacatatttgtctaaattaataaagtattgcttagtcagtggaatctttcatctgccatttactcacaataaagtaaatttaggtcgccccaagctgcaacttcgaacgtaggttgtgtgaggtctccaaatgtgttacttttctaagcttttgtggtatccgatgcgatgccatgttatggcttgttggtttggagtgccttgaaatttttcatgaatttagAAGGTGCCTCGCctataaaaaggttgagaaacactggtctagtctaGTCACAGAAATGTAGAACGCTTAACACTAGAGTTTGTAGCATCTCATTAAATTACATTTGAAATTTGGAAAACACTAAAAGGTGTAGTTCTCGGCTGTACCTTCACATAACTTGATATAATAGTTCACAAAGGAAGAGaagtcttttttcttcttcttcttttgtcttggaagatataaatactgtacattttgtcAATAGGTCACACGCTCACTTCACTCTTACTCAAACCACTCATGCTTCTCCACATCTTGTCAGGAATATACGTCATTAACTAAAGGGATATGGCAGTTGGTGTAGGACCTCTATTGGTCTACTCCACTGCAGGGACgccgacaaaggggtcacttgtcccgggcccagggatagagggggcccagaattggatcctcattacttcgtatgtattgggtttggggccctttcatgtgtctttgtcccgggcccagccaaagctttcatCAACCCTGTTCCACTGTACAGGATCTCCATGGTAACGGCCCATCCCGGTAGCATTCTAAACATGTACCCTTttaatcagagttgtataaagtagaaatagaagtactcttacaggtgtaattacaacactagtggtacgatattacatggtttcaatttTGTAATATCGTACCACAAGTGAagctacatctgtaagagtacttctacttctatttcaTAACTCTGCTTTTAATGTGACTTTTCATTCAGTTGCTGACAACGGTTCTTTTgttcccttctcttttctttttcttttttctttctgttttggaGTAATCATGCGGAGAAGCAGCATTTGAAATGTTGGAATGTAAATTGTGAAAAGGGAAAACAAACAGTGCATGACTGTGATTGTATATACAGTAAAGTCGCCGTGCTCATTTGCTTTTCTATTCATTTATACATcagcaatgtactgtatattgtctgTAAAAAAATCAAtcttgtttattttttaaaaaataaactctTCATGAACTTAACCAAAGTAAACAAATATGTTTTAATGAAATTGCATCGAGGCAAATTCCTTTACTGTTTGTACTGAAAGCTGTTGAACAAAGCATTCATACACAGCCATCTCTTTGTGCATCACATggtgaaatatttatttttttaaaaagctgaACACTTAACATTGAGTGTAAAAAAGCAAGACAGGCAAAATACAGTCAGGCCAAAAGTActgtaaatatagtttctgatctcccgaaaaaccaggaactccacccactttgttggacaaCAGTCAATCAGTaggaaaccaagggaggcaggtcaaccatgccgtttgggaaatgttaactgttatgctcttagtcagaccaagtcttgaagagatttgaaagtggatgatGATCAGAGCTACAGTAGACAACCCTAGTATACAGTCCAACTCTGGTTGGCAAGCTGCTGGGTGTTCTCCCTACAGCTAACTAATTCATTAAACACTGATAAACTCCTACAGAGCTTGCCATCTCCCTGAAACCTTTACAGTGGAACGTCTCCACAGATGTACAATGTTTGACTGCTAGGAATTGACCTAGACACGTGCAGGTATAACTGCTTAGGGATGTGGACGTCGGTCTGGgttcagctctatgttcccacggtccattggtcccacgccttattcctgctgctccatgttcccacatttctaagaaattATTcacatataggccctatgttccacaactccatgttcccacaattccgagtaaactaagagaacgtgCCTTTCTCCCCGCCATGGAACATATGGCCTAAATGTTAattaattcttagaaatgtgggaacatggagcagcaggaatatgctgtgggaacatagacacgcccCCGTGGGCAGCAGTGACCTACAGCAATACTGACAGCAACCAGTGGAAACCCCACATCTAAAGCCTACAGCAATACTGACAGCAACCAGTGGAAACCCCACATCTAAAGCCTACAGCAATACTGACAGCAACCAGTGGAAACCCCACATCTAAAGCCAGGACCTGacgggtatactaagaagctgggtCAGTAGGAAACCAGGTTAggttatctaatagaagagcctggagtcatttgaaaatgaggactctgggctcttctattagaggatttacctcttaaagggacactgtgcaggaaatggtcaaaaaaggtactgcaactatgctgctcattgaaactgggctgcctattgccaaatttgatctttacatgaaagtttactaagtaataaagaaatattttctagtctggtccaagtacagtcatttttgcagctaaaaatggctatttttggaaattcaaaatggcggaccatggagaagatcccccttttcatgtatgaaaagtgcaatttttccagtcataatgaatatttagaatttgatggtggtggtaagtattcctgaaaaaggtaacattagtgaatgggcagcatgaattctggaaataaacaactaaaaatctcacacagtgtccctttaacccggGTTACTCCTGAAGCAGCTTGTTAGTATACCCTCTGGTCCTGCTACTCCTGAAGCAGCTTGTTAGTATACCCTCTGGTCCTGCAGCTTGTTAGTATACCCTCTGGTCCTGCTGCTTTCTAGACAAGCGATTGCAGAGGGGGATGATCCGACTAGAATAGGGGGGCGGACTGTCGGGGTTGTCACAGGAGTTCTAGAATAGCGGCGCGGACTGTCGGGGTTGTCACAGGAGTTCTAGAATAGCGGCGCGGACTGTCGGGGGTCGTCTGGCAGGACGCTGATGGAGTCCTCCGCTTTCccacacagcatgcacagcatCGTGTATTCCTACAAGGAaggaaaacataaataaacagtgTCAACCAAAGATATTTTACATTCCACCATTTAAACACTAGTAGATGTGGAAAAGACAAATGTCAATCTTTGAATAGTAACACCAACAACTGCAACGACTGGTCatgggcagggctctaaattaacaccagcaaacCCGCCAAatcggctctaaattaacacccgagaccagccaaatgctggtgatacGTCAGTTTGGATAGTAGAAAATAaagctcactagccactttgacccattggtgaatagtgagtgtgtgtttggctactaaGATGAACATCTATTatctattttggctggtgattaaaaaaGGTAATTTAGAGCACGGGTTAGGGgtttcagtcatgggtaagcggttagggcatcagacttgtagctgaAAAGTTACCGGTtggtggggagtaattaaccagtgctctcccccatccccctccatgactgaggcaccctgagcatggtaccgtcccgctgcactgctccctcggggcgccattgggggctgcacccttgcacaggagaggcatacatgtaattttgttgtgtgcagtgtgcacttgtgtgctgtgaagtgctgctgagtcccaatgacaatggaagttggagtttcccaggtgggttttcacctctgttttatccagccccggatatattttttaatgttacgcagcttcacatgaaatatgacatcttTTGTAAAGGAATTGTAGAAAtcaaatttgcaatacaattaagttaaaaTTAAGGGgttctagtgaaggtggggtctgttgtaaatgtggccaccttcaataaaggcctaaagtgcaggggggaaatcctggtttgtgttcatagtacagcccctggaggactttcacggcccttGGAAGAatatgaagtggcccctcaaatgaaacaGGTTACCCACCACACCCCTGATATAGAGGATGAAGTAGAAGAAAACATAGAGGATGGCCATTGAGGGTGTTGCATGCAGGATGTCTGCAGTGAAATGAGCATGGCAACAGAACGACAACTTTCCATGAAGTGGGCCGTTCTAAGATCATGCAGAAAGGTCAATACATTACCTGGTAGTCGTCTACGACTGAGAAGGTGTATTCGTGTCGAGCTATGACGTGGTCGCAGTTTTTACACGCATCTGtcaaaacaaacaataacaacagTTCAGTTCAGATGACAGTCAGTCATAAAActaagtctgaaaactgcattataatgatgctcacaagtgccagatatagctctgtccgttaccaatcatatatgtggaaacattggtatggctgccttttaagaccgtcatgacatagtttgtatatgctttggcatcatcgctgtttttttttgttttttttttattattattatttcttctttttcctgcacattttatttctatgtatatgttgtgtgtctgcctattgggccctgagcctgtaataaagtttatatatagtATATGGCGTGAAACTACCAGTCATGATACTACTCTGCTACTTGTAGTGTAGGCCCCTACATGCAAAGGTGTAGATTTGGCTTGGGAAGTGGCTGGGACATTAAAGTTGTCTGGTGTCGTGCTCAAGATAGACTGCCCCGCTGTAACTCTGGACTACAGAGAGTTAGCTATACCAAATTCACTGTACATACACCTGGCACCCTCCACTAGCATCCTATAAATTTCTCTGAGTATTGCCCTTTGCAATCCTGACTTACAGGGGGCAGTCACATTCTTGCAACCGCTTAGTTACAGGGCGTTGCAAGATGTGACTGCCCCCTGTAAGTCAGGATTGCAATAGGCAATACTGACCAAAATTTCTGGGGTGACAGTGGAGGGTGCCAGTCTGTGTATATACAGTGAATTTGAAACACTGACCCTCTGTAGTCCAGAGTTACAGGGGGGCAGTCCATGAAGTCAGTCGTTTTCTGGCAGGCAGACACCTCCAGgcatgctatttttgcattatatctgTGAACAAGGgtgggacaagctaggttcatgtcaaaagtggtatggacatgtccccactatccacacctaaaattacacccatcgCCTACTACGTGCTACTGTAAGTATCACAGTTTAATACTCACGTGTATACGTGACAATTTCTTCTCCATCCTCATCCACTGTGGTATTGCTGTTTATCATAACGAAGTCCCTCTGGTGACAGTTGGCACAGCCCACGTAGTTCATGAGGTAGGATCCGTTCTCAAGACAAGTATTTCCCTTTAAAATAtcaagacacacaccacaccagagtcctttatttatttctctccaGTCCACGGGTCATTCTGCACCACATACTGCATACGTTTTGAGATGTCTACAACCCGAGGTTGAAAATGCACAAGTTCTAGCTAATGTTTGCTAACTAGCTGCTGAGTCTGATGTTGCTCACAGCACACGATACATCTTCATTCAATGCACTTCACAATACACTACTTACCCTGTCGGGATACTGTTTCTGAACACAGCCTGTGCACATGCTTTCAGATAAACCAGGGTCGTCACAAACTGTTCTTACAATGATACTGGCAGACCACCCACCCAACTACGCTACAGCCAAGCTGCTCCACACACCAAAATAAATTCTTCACTTCCGCATTTCCATGCTTGGGTGTGAGCAGTGCAGTTCGTAGATCTGTAGATGATCTGCTTGCTGCCTGCCTCTGAAATCTAGGCGCAGAAATATAATATCGTGccgctgtcagtgttgccagattacgCAATTGGGGTATTTAGGATGGTCATTTagatgcgggtaaaaatggtttTTCTTAATATATACGGTatatagccatagaaatcaatagaattttgttcaaattgggcgCGATTTCGTGCTTCTAGGCGTGTTTTTGAGCATCTTTTGGACTGGAAATAATCACCTTCATCTGGCAATCCTGACCGCTGTATTACTTCTGTCACCCGATTGGTTCGCTGTCATGCAGCACGTGCGATATTTTTGCAGCAGCAACAACATGGCGTCTTCGAAAATGTACTTCAGTGCAGAAACGTCGTTCGGATAATTACTGAGTCCCCTTCAGTGCTTCATGGCAGTTTGTGAAATCTAAATTTGTGTCTTTGTATAGTAGAAGTCGTATTTCATATATGACCAGTAGGCAACTGAGGAACAGCCCAACAACTGTAAGTAAATTTTGCAGATGCTAACGCACCTAGCTAGTTACACTACTCTTCAACGTTACGTTAGCTACCACACCACAAGCAGCATCTCAGAGACCTGAAACGGTTCCAAAACAGCattgtaaaataggcctacttgaagaaATGTAATGTTGTACACAAAAATATTTCCGCTATTTGGTGGCGGTCAGTATCATTGTGTGCGTCATTGATTCATTGATAACCCTTGTCGTTATGTGAAAAATGAACGTGAAAGAATCGAAAGCCATGAAGATGAAACGACCCTACAAGATGCTGACCAAGGAGCAGGCTGCGAAAAGGAAGGGCCTGGAGAAATGTTACATTTGCACCCACAGCTACAAACCTGAGGTAAATAACCACTCTTATTGTGTCCTGACCTGCTATGTGTCATTCAATGGTGAATGGGGTACTTCTGAGAGCATCCCTGCATAACCTAactggggtcagctctatgttcccactaCCCAATTGTCCCACTGGTTATTCCTGCTGctacatgttcccacattttaaagaaattattcaaatataggccctatgttccacaactcctcCATGTTCCCTAACCTGAGGTAACTAACCACTCTTGCTGTGTGTCCTGATATGCAGTGTGTAATtaagggttcccacacgtcctggaaaacctggaaatttagagatgtgttttcaagtccttgaaagtcctggaaattcaccaaatgtcctggaaaaaaaaaattgtcctggatttttttttcccttcaactttttcccgattttgtttgtggtataatttttactcttctctgagtctagacatgacgattcaatttatatccacctattgaatgcattattgtccacacacacacacacacacacacacacacacacacacacacacacacacacacacagtttggtcaggttgccatctttgattgcacttacacacagtcatattctttgactcagtgttgccaaaagtcgctagaagtcgctagttggcttgctgaaaagtcgctagctgatatcatggcgttatatatctctcgaaaacctgcttacggtcataataggcctacaaataggcagtgctagcacttccttacaaaaaattgtactgctatcttttttggagatcagagctttcagtctcactagccactttgaaagctagtttgatctttggtgtgacaaatcacagtagtcgcatcaattgtttgtatgcaagaatattccagggaaaaagaaactggcaacaaaactggcttgcagaaagacagaaaccactgcccacaatggttggtgagcaaaaaagtcagtcaagtcttgtggagaatgcatttaaatccaagtacactattttttgcgataagagagagactattaaggtattaatttctgagataatgtgacattaatgtgagtttacattgcactttcacttaattctgaataaacgttttgtggatcagaaagcatttcaattgaacagaggctgcacgtgctgggcttgcgaaatttgacataggggtgtggtcgccaagctccagcagattcctactagcgggacagctggtgatcttcaaccgcaacccaggtcaatacctttggacaaagaacatagaatggataagaacgcttattcgcaggaaattgcattggccacggtgtagtacgggggcgtagcccggggactaGGGATGtttaccggtaaccggttaaccgatagtcgaccggatcaacgataaccggttaaattttctgccaccggttaaccggtaataataattataataataatgtcctaccaaaaagcccccaaaaactataattttgaggttttggtacgataattcagcattttccatctggcgacactggctggacatgacagaCCCTGTCTGACCAGCAAgaagaaaggcttatgtgaaaaataaaattgaaaaaattcagtgctgtgcctatCAGGCACGCAAACGTAATATAATTTAAGattgccggttaaccggttaaccggtttaccaccggttaatgagtctcagtaaccggttaagatatttttacattttcgccatccctaccggggacaccatgcgcagtggatgcaaggccatgatcgataaaaattgtgacactggaaactccgcaatttgaattgcattgtgggtgcgaggagctgctgctagttccggcccggtcaaaataggatgtcctgtcgtcaatgttcagtttgtggttaaattacagctgtcattcagtcttaattacagctgacacaaattcactatgtcctatgacctgttccacactccagccctggcggtagtggctttgcattttaccttgccgccagtactaagcaaataatgtacattggataagacctttttaatatttatttttcttcaaaatgctactattaccatgtcagaacgctataaaggacttttttttaggaaaagcacaaaagcacaacaatacctcttaatgtatgtcctctacaagtcttctgttgtccagtcttgcactttaaatgtctgtatgagcactgtctatgtccatactgtcttaagtccatgtataagtactgtctatgtctatactgtctatgtccttacctagattagtctatgtctgtatgggaaagcaagaaatgtaatttcaaattctttgtatgaccagtgcatgtaaagaaattgacaataaaacctacttgacttgaagtatcactcaatggaaaatgcattgggtcaGGTGTAgcccgaggacattgcttaaagacactgtgctcatggtcagtgggtgcaacgccataatggataaaatctgaactctgtaacttcgcaaaattggtcaagagaggagatccagttgtcaatgttcaatgtaattcctcctat encodes:
- the churc1 gene encoding protein Churchill, whose amino-acid sequence is MCTGCVQKQYPDRGNTCLENGSYLMNYVGCANCHQRDFVMINSNTTVDEDGEEIVTYTHACKNCDHVIARHEYTFSVVDDYQEYTMLCMLCGKAEDSISVLPDDPRQSAPLF